Genomic window (Sinorhizobium sojae CCBAU 05684):
GTGCGACGTCAGGTGATTCCACCTGACTGCAAAATGCTCTAGTTTCCGCGCATATGGTCCGCGGACTTTCGAGCAATGCAGCAGGTCAAAAGGAAAATGTGGGGGGAAACCGGTTGGGGCATGCCGACCTCGGTCGCCGTGCATCTGGTCCTGGCGTTCTTGCTGCTGGTCCGATTGCCAGAGCACGGCCCGCCGGCGAAGGAGCAGAGCGTGAATGTCGAGCTCGTACCACCGCCGTCGCAAGCGGAGGAGAAGCCGCCGGAGGAAGTCAGTAAGCCGAGGTCGGAGCCAGCGCGCGCGCAACCGCAAGCATTCGAGTCCGCTTCCGCACGGCTCGACAGGGAGAAGCCTACTCAGCCGCAATTGCCCCCGGCGGCACCCAATCGGATTGACGATTCGCCGCCGAAGCCGGAGCAACCGCCCTCCGCCTCGGCGGAGGCAGAGGGCGCTGAGGAAGACGAACCGTCCGCTATCAGGACAGCGCCTGCGGAATTGCGCGTTGAAGCTAACGAGGCTGTCACCGCGGCCGCCGATGCCGTAGCGCCGCCGAGCGCGCCCGTCCCCGAGGCAAAGCCGACGCCCAAGGTCGCCAAGGCGGATAAGGCCGCGAATCCCGAGCAGGCAGTATCCGAGCGTCAGGCGCCAGCGCTTCAAGAAGCACAGGAACTCTACTCCAAGGATGCGCTGTCCGACCCCCGCGTGAAGCAGGCGATTGGTCGCCTGCCGCCAAAGAGGCGTATCGTTCAGCTTTGCACCATCGAGGCGCTGGAGCAGGTCCGTCGGCAGAGACCTGACGCCTTTCCGGACATGCTCGTGCCCTTCGGCCCCTCGGAGGGATTTGTTTCGCCCGACGGCATGAGCGCCAATGGCGGCGCCTTCCGCAGTCGCGGGAAATGGTACTCTGTGGACTTCAAATGCGAGGTCGACACGGAGACGACGTCGGTCGTCTCCTTCAGCTACGCCATTGGCAAGGCCATTCCGAAAAGCGAATGGGCAGGGCGGCAATTGCCGCGGGAGTAGTTGCGTCTACTGCGACTATTTCCTCCGTGTCCGCCCCTCATCCGGCCTGCCGGCCACCTTCTCCCCGCGCGCGGGGAGAGGGCTAGGGAGAGGGGGCTTTCTAACGTGCATGGTGGTTTCGAGTCTTCAGCGCATCATCGCCAGGGCCGCAGCAAAGAAATCTTCGCCGCCGAAATTGCCGGATTTCAGAGCCATCAGCATCTCG
Coding sequences:
- a CDS encoding DUF930 domain-containing protein, with amino-acid sequence MQQVKRKMWGETGWGMPTSVAVHLVLAFLLLVRLPEHGPPAKEQSVNVELVPPPSQAEEKPPEEVSKPRSEPARAQPQAFESASARLDREKPTQPQLPPAAPNRIDDSPPKPEQPPSASAEAEGAEEDEPSAIRTAPAELRVEANEAVTAAADAVAPPSAPVPEAKPTPKVAKADKAANPEQAVSERQAPALQEAQELYSKDALSDPRVKQAIGRLPPKRRIVQLCTIEALEQVRRQRPDAFPDMLVPFGPSEGFVSPDGMSANGGAFRSRGKWYSVDFKCEVDTETTSVVSFSYAIGKAIPKSEWAGRQLPRE